In the Buteo buteo chromosome 8, bButBut1.hap1.1, whole genome shotgun sequence genome, GCAGCTGCTAGGCTGGATGGTGGGTCAACTAGGACCCCAGGTAGCCGATGGTCAGGTAAATCAAAACACAGCCTTTGTGGTCGAGTGGGTAACGCTGGGACTCAGACTCTGCCTTAAACTTCCTATGGGCACGTCAGCGTGATTCCCCTGTGTTAAGGACTGCCTGtctttaaaaggcaaaatgctACTTACTCAATGGCCTAAGAGCTATAGATGAAAATAAATCCTAGGTTTGGTCATTATTTTGGTGGCTCTGGCTCTGTACATCAGCAGGTCTACCCAAGTTAAGAAAAGACACCATTTAGTATGTGTCATTTTAATCTTTGATTAGTTTTTAGCATTTGAATAATGGCTTTTGTGACAGCTGTGATAAGTCACATTTCCAGGCTTTTAGAGGGGAATAATGAGTCTCATGACCTTTCACTTCTCAAGAGTCACTCAGCCACTGAACTCTGATGCCGCACGCTGCAAATAATCATTTCAGCTGGCTAGGGCTGGGTAATCCCAGCATGACATTTCATATCCAGTTCAATTTTCAAtgatttatttgtaatttctgCTAAACCACAGTTAAAGTCATCCAGCGCTTGGCTGCTAGATCAGTAACAGATAACCCTTGCCAACAACACAGTTTGTTTTGAAGGCCAATATAACTAGGAGACTGAGAATAAATTGATAGGTTAAGAGGTTGTATGTGGGAACTGATGCCCATCCTCTGTCCGAACGCCAACTTCCAGAGCGCAGTGCTGTCATCGGCTGaccttcctctcttttcccctgctGCCCTTGGCCTAAAGTAAAAGCACCTTTCCGTAGTCGGAGCTGAGcctgagaaagaagaaactcacaaaaatatcctttcagaaaaacagaaaggctTCTTAAGAACAAGTCCTCGTGCTTTTGCCTTTGTCACAGCATACACTTCGGTACCGGCGCCATCCAGGGCCCCAGGATATTTTACACTTTAGCTCTCAGATCCGATCCAGCCTGGTTAGTCCTGTCCTCGCTACAATCGTGTGCTGGGAGCGTCAGCCTCACCTTGGATCACTTCTTGGGAGCCTTCCCCAACAGCAGCATCCcagtcccctctctgctgcGGCAGGTACATCCCTAGGAGTTGCACTCCTCGCAGTGGCAGGAGAGGATGTAGCGGTAGGTGGCGGTGAGCCGCATCCCCCCCGAGCATCGCAACCGCATGGCCTTCAGCTTGGACGTCTGGGGCCGGCAGCAATGGCAGGTGGAGCGGAAAGGTTGCTTCAGGACGGTGCTGAAAGAAACCATGGGCTCCGAGCGCGACGTCTGGCTGCAGCGCCCTTCGCAGCGAGCCAGCAGCACCATCTGCGAAGGAAAAGAGACGGGTTAGGAAACTTGGCCCGGTGGCTGCCAGCGCACAGCTAACACCAGCAGATGGGTACCTCCTTCCAGTCTGGCTCATCTTTCTTCACTTACCGCATCTCCCCACCTTGGTGAGGGCACCCAGCCCCACACAGGGCATTGCCCGTGAGCCGTGTCTGGGAGAGCGGAGGAGAAAACAtgggcaggaggaaaagcaaggCTCCATGTGGAGACCCAGGCACCAACATCAATAAGGACTTCAGGCCCTGGTTTTCTGAAAGCTGACCTTGGGGCTCCAAATGatcccagccagccctgctttcCAGGCACGGTGACTGCAACTGTGGCTTGCTGACCCCAGATTTGTGGCAGCTGAGCCCTTAAATCATCAGCCAGACTGATACTTTGGTTGgatattttccagtgttttgagTGTATATACTAGTGATCAGCAGAACTGGTCCTTGGGGCCAGTGAATGTCTCAAATACTTAgatatataaacatataaagtagaaatataaagaagatgCTCAGTTTATTGCTTCTAAAGAAGTAAGTTTCTAGCTCCCTCCTTTTACAAAGATCACCTCAAGTATGTATTTGCAattacatgtgtgtatatatatatataattgcaTCAGTTGTATCTGTACAAAATGCACTGCATAGCATAAGACAGTAAAAACGTCAACAAGATTAACTTGTTGCCAAACATGAGGGTTCACTAGTGAGTTTTTCCAAAAGCACTGCAGGCTCCATGGTTCTTATTCTGAGTTCACCAACTGAGCTGTGACCAGAACAAGGTAACTTGCACAACAGAAGGCACTAAGGAAGGAAAGCCCGTGGGGAGTCACTTACTTCTCTTCCTAACACCCCTTGTTGAGCAGAGGAGATGGATAGAGTCTACTAAGCTCTATATAAAACATGGAAAGGATCTTCTAAAGCTCAGGAAATTGTGTGGTCAGAAACAGCTGTTACCGCCTTGATAATGGTTAAGTGTTGGACAAGTTTGAACAAGTTCTTATACCTTCGTGGGGAATGAAATATTAAGTCCATATCAGCTAATTCTGCTTAACCAACACAAATTTCAAAATCAACTGACTATATCATCCAAACAAGGTCAAAATGCGACAGAGATGAAAAAGTAGGCAGTAAACCGATTCTAAGTTTATCCTATAACCAAGgaaggaaattacattttaaccATGCTGCACATATCTCATGTTTTTTCCAGACATTCTAAAAGGATAACTACGGACGTgacagcaaatattttacaaagttAAACCTTTTTGAGCTTCTTTTACTACACATACTCAACTGGCTGCAAATCTCCAAGTCTTGCAAGCAGGTATGTCAAATCttagttttttctttagttAGAGTCATAAGGaaagatgagagagaaagagagagagaatattcCTGGTATCAAGTAGGAAATACCAGCACTGTCTGTGTCTACAGGAAAGGCACTGGTCATCCATTGTACAGTGCTTACTCTTCCAAGAGTACTTGCATGCTAAATGGTTTGCTTGGAAATGTATTAATATATTAACGACTACAATTCCAGTCAACACAGACAGATCACAGATCATGAGCTGATGATCTGGGGTTGGTACCATCTCGTTTCTTGGTTTAATTAAGAGATCAGGTTTTAttgctttccaaaaaaattGCCATCCTTCATGATTTGTAGCATAAACTTATGGTCCCCTTCCTGTGACATTCATAAGCAAATTCGCTTCAGCTGTTAGTAGTAATATGGTGAGAAGGAAATTTCAGTGTACTGTTGAGCCACACCCCCGCTTTAGACGTATCAGGTGTATCAAGCTCCTTAATACCAATTTCTTTAGTGTATATGAGAACAGGGAAAGGGACAATCGTTACAGTGCTAGCACCCCATTACTGATAGATAAAGGTCCACTTTTGTCCCCTTGGTAAACAAAACTCACTTCCCATAGTGACAGGCAGGCAGCTGGTAAAGAGCTACACAGGTATCTAATCCTGCCTGTATCGCAAAGGAAAGACAGCAGATTGGGACGTTTAAAACAGTTAGTTCCCTTCCCAGCATCTTGACAGCTCTTGTTAGGTCCTCCACTTTGACCAGTTCACCGGACGGCGTGCACTCTCTGTCACAGGACATTCCCAAG is a window encoding:
- the NDP gene encoding norrin, which encodes MGNHVLAASISVLSLLAMMGDADSKTDSSFMIDSDPSRCMRHHYVDSISHPLYKCSSKMVLLARCEGRCSQTSRSEPMVSFSTVLKQPFRSTCHCCRPQTSKLKAMRLRCSGGMRLTATYRYILSCHCEECNS